A window of the Cucurbita pepo subsp. pepo cultivar mu-cu-16 chromosome LG01, ASM280686v2, whole genome shotgun sequence genome harbors these coding sequences:
- the LOC111786302 gene encoding NAC transcription factor 29-like, with amino-acid sequence MKEKGCSDLPPGFRFHPTDEELIMFYLKNQATSKPCPVSIIPEVDIYKFDPWDLPEKADSGENEWYFFSPRDRKYPNGVRPNRAAVSGYWKATGTDKAIYSASKYVGVKKALVFYKGKPPKGVKTDWIMHEYRLIESNKRSVKQSGSMRLDDWVLCRIYKKRHSNKGLSEEKTEELAAQNEVGEGNGQQMMKFPRTFSITHLLDLDYLGPISQLFNDNSSANPTLGFQSTAAHTNVGKVEQGATPFDYSSATTDFNQAFFLNPAYDWNGLSR; translated from the exons atgAAGGAGAAAGGCTGCAGCGACCTCCCCCCTGGCTTCAGATTTCACCCAACTGACGAGGAATTGATCATGTTTTACCTCAAAAACCAAGCCACTTCCAAGCCATGTCCTGTCTCCATAATCCCCGAAGTTGATATCTACAAGTTCGATCCTTGGGATTTGCCTG AGAAGGCTGATTCAGGTGAAAATGAGTGGTACTTCTTCAGCCCAAGAGACCGAAAGTACCCGAACGGGGTTCGCCCCAATCGTGCCGCGGTATCCGGGTACTGGAAGGCGACTGGAACGGACAAGGCGATATACAGCGCATCGAAGTATGTCGGAGTGAAGAAAGCTTTGGTTTTTTACAAAGGGAAGCCGCCAAAAGGCGTGAAGACGGATTGGATCATGCATGAGTATCGTTTGATTGAATCAAACAAGCGATCAGTCAAACAATCAGGGTCCATGAGG CTGGATGATTGGGTTCTATGTAGAATCTACAAGAAGAGGCATTCAAACAAGGGGTTATCAGaggaaaaaacagaggaattaGCAGCACAAAACGAGGTAGGAGAAGGCAATGGACAACAAATGATGAAGTTTCCAAGGACTTTTTCGATAACCCATCTCTTGGATTTGGATTATTTGGGCCCCATTTCTCAGCTGTTCAATGATAATTCAAGTGCTAACCCAACTCTTGGGTTTCAAAGCACTGCAGCCCATACAAACGTCGGCAAAGTAGAGCAAGGAGCAACGCCATTCGACTACTCCTCTGCTACCACAGATTTTAACCAAGCCTTCTTCCTCAATCCTGCTTACGATTGGAATGGCTTGAGCCGctga